Proteins from one Cervus canadensis isolate Bull #8, Minnesota chromosome 25, ASM1932006v1, whole genome shotgun sequence genomic window:
- the FMNL3 gene encoding formin-like protein 3 isoform X5, which produces MGNLESADGGPGEPPSVSLLPPPGKMPMPEPCELEERFALVLSSMNLPPDKARLLRQYDNEKKWDLICDQERFQVKNPPHTYIQKLQSFLDPSVTRKKFRRRVQESTKVLRELEISLRTNHIGWVREFLNDENKGLDVLVDYLSFAQCSVMYSTLPGRRALKNSRLVSQKDDVHVCILCLRAIMNYQYGFNLVMSHPHAVNEIALSLNNKNPRTKALVLELLAAVCLVRGGHEIILAAFDNFKEVCKELHRFEKLMEYFRNEDSNIDFMVACMQFINIVVHSVEDMNFRVHLQYEFTKLGLEEFLQKSRHTESEKLQVQIQAYLDNVFDVGGLLEDAETKNVALEKVEELEEHVSHLTEKLLDLENENMMRVAELEKQLLQREKELESIKETYENTSHQVHTLRRLIKEKEEAFQRRCHLEPSARGLESVGSEALARVGSAELNEGVPHSDLDLLALAPPPEEALPLPPPPAPPLPPPPPPLPDKCPPAPPLPGAAPSVVLTVGLSAIRIKKPIKTKFRLPVFNWTALKPNQISGTVFSELDDEKILEDLDLDKFEELFKTKAQGPALDLICSKNKTAQKAASKVTLLEANRAKNLAITLRKAGRSAEEICRAIHTFDLQTLPVDFVECLMRFLPTEAEVKLLRQYERERQPLEELTAEDRFMLLFSKVERLTQRMAGMAFLGNFQDNLQMLTPQLNAIIAASASVKSSQKLKQMLEIILALGNYMNSSKRGAVYGFKLQSLDLLLDTKSTDRKMTLLHFIALTVKEKYPDLANFWHELHFVEKAAAVSLENVLLDVKELGRGMELIRRECSIHDNSVLRNFLSTNEGKLDKLQRDAKTAEEAYNAVVRYFGESPKTTPPSVFFPVFVRFIRSYKEAEQENEARKKQEEVMREKQLAQEAKKLDAKTPSQRNKWQQQELIAELRRRQAKEHRPVYEGKDGTIEDIITGLHHQPLVVRHPARSAAPPAGPPRAPGPH; this is translated from the exons AGCTCCATGAACCTGCCTCCCGACAAGGCGCGGCTCCTGCGGCAGTACGACAACGAGAAGAAGTGGGACCTCATCTGTGACCAG GAACGATTCCAGGTGAAGAATCCTCCTCACACATACATCCAGAAACTCCAGAGCTTCTTGGACCCCAGTGTAACTCGGAAG AAATTCAGGAGGAGAGTGCAGGAGTCAACCAAAGTCTTGAGAGAGCTGGAGATCTCACTGCGGACCAACCACATTGG GTGGGTGCGGGAGTTTCTGAATGATGAAAACAAAGGCCTGGACGTGTTGGTGGATTACCTATCCTTTGCCCAGTGTTCTGTCAT GTACAGCACTCTCCCTGGGCGCAGGGCCCTGAAGAACTCCCGCCTGGTGAGCCAGAAGGATGACGTCCACGTGTGTATCCTCTGTCTCAGAGCTATCATGAACTACCAG TATGGATTCAACCTGGTCATGTCCCACCCTCACGCTGTCAATGAGATTGCGCTCAGtctcaacaacaaaaatccaag GACCAAAGCCCTTGTCTTAGAGCTTCTGGCAGCTGTGTGTTTGGTACGAGGAGGTCATGAAATCATTCTCGCTGCCTTTGACAATTTCAAAGAG GTGTGCAAGGAGCTGCACCGCTTTGAGAAGCTGATGGAATATTTCCGGAATGAGGACAgcaacattgacttcatg GTGGCCTGCATGCAGTTTATCAACATTGTGGTGCACTCGGTGGAAGACATGAACTTCCGGGTCCATCTGCAGTATGAGTTCACCAAGCTGGGGCTGGAGGAGTTCCTGCAG AAGTCACGGCATACAGAGAGTGAGAAGCTGCAGGTGCAGATCCAGGCGTACCTGGACAACGTGTTCGACGTAGGGGGTTTGTTGGAGGATGCCGAGACCAAGAATGTGGCCCTGGAGAAGGTGGAAGAACTGGAGGAGCATGTGTCCCAT CTCACAGAGAAGCTTCTGGACCTAGAGAATGAAAACATGATGCGTGTGGCAGAGCTAGAGAAGCAACTGCTGCAGCGGGAGAAGGAACTTGAGAGCATCAAG GAGACTTATGAGAACACGAGCCACCAGGTACACACCCTGCGGCGGCTCattaaagagaaagaggaggcctTCCAGCGCCGATGCCACTTGGAGCCCAGTGCCCGGGGCCTGGAGTCTGTGGGCAGCGAGGCTCTGGCCCGAGTGGGCTCTGCAGAGCTGAATGAGGGCGTGCCCCACTCCGACCTGGACCTCCTTGCTCTGGCCCCACCCCCTGAGGAGGCCCTACCTCTGCCTCCACCGCCAGCTCCTCCCTtgcccccgcctcctcccccgTTACCAG ACAAGTGTCCCCCGGCCCCACCTCTCCCTGGCGCTGCCCCCTCTGTGGTGTTGACAGTAGGCCTGTCAG CCATTCGCATTAAGAAACCTATCAAGACCAAGTTCCGGCTGCCCGTCTTCAACTGGACAGCCCTAAAACCCAACCAGATCAGTGGCACTGTCTTCAGCGAACTTGATGATGAGAAGATCTTGGAG GACCTGGACCTGGACAAGTTTGAAGAACTGTTCaagacaaaagcccagggccctgccctcGATCTCATCTGCTCCAAGAACAAGACAGCACAAAAGGCTGCCAGCAAGGTGACCCTGTTGGAAGCCAATCGTGCCAAGAACCTGGCCATCACCCTACGCAAGGCTGGTCGCTCAGCTGAGGAGATCTGCAGGGCCATCCACAC GTTCGACCTCCAGACCCTGCCCGTCGACTTCGTGGAGTGCCTGATGCGCTTCCTGCCCACGGAGGCGGAGGTGAAGCTGCTGCGGCAGTATGAGCGCGAACGGCAGCCGCTGGAGGAGCTGACGGCTGAGGACCGCTTCATGCTGCTCTTCAGCAAGGTGGAGCGGCTGACCCAGCGGATGGCTGGCATGGCCTTCCTGGGCAACTTCCAGGACAACCTGCAGATGCTCACGCCG CAACTCAACGCTATCATTGCCGCCTCTGCCTCTGTCAAGTCCTCCCAGAAGCTGAAGCAGATGTTGGAG ATCATACTTGCGCTGGGGAACTACATGAACAGCAGCAAGCGGGGAGCTGTGTATGGCTTCAAGCTCCAGAGCCTGGATCTG CTGCTGGACACCAAGTCCACCGACAGGAAGATGACCCTGCTTCATTTCATCGCCCTGACGGTGAAGGAGAAGTACCCAGACCTGGCTAACTTTTGGCATGAGCTGCACTTTGTAGAGAAAGCCGCTGCAG TGTCCCTGGAGAACGTGCTGCTGGACGTGAAGGAGCTGGGCCGGGGCATGGAGCTGATCCGGCGGGAATGCAGCATACACGACAACAGCGTCCTGCGCAACTTCCTCAGCACCAACGAAGGCAAACTGGACAAGCTCCAGCGTGACGCCAAGACGGCCGAG GAAGCCTACAATGCCGTAGTACGCTACTTCGGTGAGAGTCCCAAGACCACACCTCCTTCGGTATTCTTCCCAGTGTTTGTCCGATTCATTCGTTCTTACAAG GAAGCAGAACAAGAGAACGAAGCCCGCAAGAAGCAGGAGGAGGTCATGCGGGAGAAGCAGCTGGCTCAAGAAGCCAAGAAACTGGATGCCAAG ACCCCATCCCAGCGGAACAAGTGGCAACAGCAGGAGCTGATTGCAGAGTTGAGGCGGCGCCAAGCCAAAGAGCACCGGCCTGTTTATGAGGGGAAGGATGGTACCATTGAGGACATCATCACAG GCCTCCACCACCAGCCCCTCGTCGTTCGCCAtccagccaggagtgctgcacCGCCCGCCGGCCCCCCTCGGGCTCCAGGCCCCCACTGA
- the FMNL3 gene encoding formin-like protein 3 isoform X4 translates to MGNLESADGGPGEPPSVSLLPPPGKMPMPEPCELEERFALVLSSMNLPPDKARLLRQYDNEKKWDLICDQERFQVKNPPHTYIQKLQSFLDPSVTRKKFRRRVQESTKVLRELEISLRTNHIGWVREFLNDENKGLDVLVDYLSFAQCSVMYSTLPGRRALKNSRLVSQKDDVHVCILCLRAIMNYQYGFNLVMSHPHAVNEIALSLNNKNPRTKALVLELLAAVCLVRGGHEIILAAFDNFKEVCKELHRFEKLMEYFRNEDSNIDFMVACMQFINIVVHSVEDMNFRVHLQYEFTKLGLEEFLQKSRHTESEKLQVQIQAYLDNVFDVGGLLEDAETKNVALEKVEELEEHVSHLTEKLLDLENENMMRVAELEKQLLQREKELESIKETYENTSHQVHTLRRLIKEKEEAFQRRCHLEPSARGLESVGSEALARVGSAELNEGVPHSDLDLLALAPPPEEALPLPPPPAPPLPPPPPPLPDKCPPAPPLPGAAPSVVLTVGLSAIRIKKPIKTKFRLPVFNWTALKPNQISGTVFSELDDEKILEDLDLDKFEELFKTKAQGPALDLICSKNKTAQKAASKVTLLEANRAKNLAITLRKAGRSAEEICRAIHTFDLQTLPVDFVECLMRFLPTEAEVKLLRQYERERQPLEELTAEDRFMLLFSKVERLTQRMAGMAFLGNFQDNLQMLTPQLNAIIAASASVKSSQKLKQMLEIILALGNYMNSSKRGAVYGFKLQSLDLLLDTKSTDRKMTLLHFIALTVKEKYPDLANFWHELHFVEKAAAVSLENVLLDVKELGRGMELIRRECSIHDNSVLRNFLSTNEGKLDKLQRDAKTAEEAYNAVVRYFGESPKTTPPSVFFPVFVRFIRSYKEAEQENEARKKQEEVMREKQLAQEAKKLDAKTPSQRNKWQQQELIAELRRRQAKEHRPVYEGKDGTIEDIITVLKSVPFTARTAKRGSRFFCDAAHHDESNC, encoded by the exons AGCTCCATGAACCTGCCTCCCGACAAGGCGCGGCTCCTGCGGCAGTACGACAACGAGAAGAAGTGGGACCTCATCTGTGACCAG GAACGATTCCAGGTGAAGAATCCTCCTCACACATACATCCAGAAACTCCAGAGCTTCTTGGACCCCAGTGTAACTCGGAAG AAATTCAGGAGGAGAGTGCAGGAGTCAACCAAAGTCTTGAGAGAGCTGGAGATCTCACTGCGGACCAACCACATTGG GTGGGTGCGGGAGTTTCTGAATGATGAAAACAAAGGCCTGGACGTGTTGGTGGATTACCTATCCTTTGCCCAGTGTTCTGTCAT GTACAGCACTCTCCCTGGGCGCAGGGCCCTGAAGAACTCCCGCCTGGTGAGCCAGAAGGATGACGTCCACGTGTGTATCCTCTGTCTCAGAGCTATCATGAACTACCAG TATGGATTCAACCTGGTCATGTCCCACCCTCACGCTGTCAATGAGATTGCGCTCAGtctcaacaacaaaaatccaag GACCAAAGCCCTTGTCTTAGAGCTTCTGGCAGCTGTGTGTTTGGTACGAGGAGGTCATGAAATCATTCTCGCTGCCTTTGACAATTTCAAAGAG GTGTGCAAGGAGCTGCACCGCTTTGAGAAGCTGATGGAATATTTCCGGAATGAGGACAgcaacattgacttcatg GTGGCCTGCATGCAGTTTATCAACATTGTGGTGCACTCGGTGGAAGACATGAACTTCCGGGTCCATCTGCAGTATGAGTTCACCAAGCTGGGGCTGGAGGAGTTCCTGCAG AAGTCACGGCATACAGAGAGTGAGAAGCTGCAGGTGCAGATCCAGGCGTACCTGGACAACGTGTTCGACGTAGGGGGTTTGTTGGAGGATGCCGAGACCAAGAATGTGGCCCTGGAGAAGGTGGAAGAACTGGAGGAGCATGTGTCCCAT CTCACAGAGAAGCTTCTGGACCTAGAGAATGAAAACATGATGCGTGTGGCAGAGCTAGAGAAGCAACTGCTGCAGCGGGAGAAGGAACTTGAGAGCATCAAG GAGACTTATGAGAACACGAGCCACCAGGTACACACCCTGCGGCGGCTCattaaagagaaagaggaggcctTCCAGCGCCGATGCCACTTGGAGCCCAGTGCCCGGGGCCTGGAGTCTGTGGGCAGCGAGGCTCTGGCCCGAGTGGGCTCTGCAGAGCTGAATGAGGGCGTGCCCCACTCCGACCTGGACCTCCTTGCTCTGGCCCCACCCCCTGAGGAGGCCCTACCTCTGCCTCCACCGCCAGCTCCTCCCTtgcccccgcctcctcccccgTTACCAG ACAAGTGTCCCCCGGCCCCACCTCTCCCTGGCGCTGCCCCCTCTGTGGTGTTGACAGTAGGCCTGTCAG CCATTCGCATTAAGAAACCTATCAAGACCAAGTTCCGGCTGCCCGTCTTCAACTGGACAGCCCTAAAACCCAACCAGATCAGTGGCACTGTCTTCAGCGAACTTGATGATGAGAAGATCTTGGAG GACCTGGACCTGGACAAGTTTGAAGAACTGTTCaagacaaaagcccagggccctgccctcGATCTCATCTGCTCCAAGAACAAGACAGCACAAAAGGCTGCCAGCAAGGTGACCCTGTTGGAAGCCAATCGTGCCAAGAACCTGGCCATCACCCTACGCAAGGCTGGTCGCTCAGCTGAGGAGATCTGCAGGGCCATCCACAC GTTCGACCTCCAGACCCTGCCCGTCGACTTCGTGGAGTGCCTGATGCGCTTCCTGCCCACGGAGGCGGAGGTGAAGCTGCTGCGGCAGTATGAGCGCGAACGGCAGCCGCTGGAGGAGCTGACGGCTGAGGACCGCTTCATGCTGCTCTTCAGCAAGGTGGAGCGGCTGACCCAGCGGATGGCTGGCATGGCCTTCCTGGGCAACTTCCAGGACAACCTGCAGATGCTCACGCCG CAACTCAACGCTATCATTGCCGCCTCTGCCTCTGTCAAGTCCTCCCAGAAGCTGAAGCAGATGTTGGAG ATCATACTTGCGCTGGGGAACTACATGAACAGCAGCAAGCGGGGAGCTGTGTATGGCTTCAAGCTCCAGAGCCTGGATCTG CTGCTGGACACCAAGTCCACCGACAGGAAGATGACCCTGCTTCATTTCATCGCCCTGACGGTGAAGGAGAAGTACCCAGACCTGGCTAACTTTTGGCATGAGCTGCACTTTGTAGAGAAAGCCGCTGCAG TGTCCCTGGAGAACGTGCTGCTGGACGTGAAGGAGCTGGGCCGGGGCATGGAGCTGATCCGGCGGGAATGCAGCATACACGACAACAGCGTCCTGCGCAACTTCCTCAGCACCAACGAAGGCAAACTGGACAAGCTCCAGCGTGACGCCAAGACGGCCGAG GAAGCCTACAATGCCGTAGTACGCTACTTCGGTGAGAGTCCCAAGACCACACCTCCTTCGGTATTCTTCCCAGTGTTTGTCCGATTCATTCGTTCTTACAAG GAAGCAGAACAAGAGAACGAAGCCCGCAAGAAGCAGGAGGAGGTCATGCGGGAGAAGCAGCTGGCTCAAGAAGCCAAGAAACTGGATGCCAAG ACCCCATCCCAGCGGAACAAGTGGCAACAGCAGGAGCTGATTGCAGAGTTGAGGCGGCGCCAAGCCAAAGAGCACCGGCCTGTTTATGAGGGGAAGGATGGTACCATTGAGGACATCATCACAG TGCTGAAGAGTGTCCCTTTCACGGCCCGTACTGCCAAGCGGGGCTCACGCTTCTTCTGTGATGCAGCCCACCATGATGAGTCAAACTGTTAA
- the FMNL3 gene encoding formin-like protein 3 isoform X2 encodes MGNLESADGGPGEPPSVSLLPPPGKMPMPEPCELEERFALVLSSMNLPPDKARLLRQYDNEKKWDLICDQERFQVKNPPHTYIQKLQSFLDPSVTRKKFRRRVQESTKVLRELEISLRTNHIGWVREFLNDENKGLDVLVDYLSFAQCSVMFDFEALESGDDGAFDKLRSWSRSIEDLQPPSALSAPFTNSLARSARQSVLRYSTLPGRRALKNSRLVSQKDDVHVCILCLRAIMNYQYGFNLVMSHPHAVNEIALSLNNKNPRTKALVLELLAAVCLVRGGHEIILAAFDNFKEVCKELHRFEKLMEYFRNEDSNIDFMVACMQFINIVVHSVEDMNFRVHLQYEFTKLGLEEFLQKSRHTESEKLQVQIQAYLDNVFDVGGLLEDAETKNVALEKVEELEEHVSHLTEKLLDLENENMMRVAELEKQLLQREKELESIKETYENTSHQVHTLRRLIKEKEEAFQRRCHLEPSARGLESVGSEALARVGSAELNEGVPHSDLDLLALAPPPEEALPLPPPPAPPLPPPPPPLPDKCPPAPPLPGAAPSVVLTVGLSAIRIKKPIKTKFRLPVFNWTALKPNQISGTVFSELDDEKILEDLDLDKFEELFKTKAQGPALDLICSKNKTAQKAASKVTLLEANRAKNLAITLRKAGRSAEEICRAIHTFDLQTLPVDFVECLMRFLPTEAEVKLLRQYERERQPLEELTAEDRFMLLFSKVERLTQRMAGMAFLGNFQDNLQMLTPQLNAIIAASASVKSSQKLKQMLEIILALGNYMNSSKRGAVYGFKLQSLDLLLDTKSTDRKMTLLHFIALTVKEKYPDLANFWHELHFVEKAAAVSLENVLLDVKELGRGMELIRRECSIHDNSVLRNFLSTNEGKLDKLQRDAKTAEEAYNAVVRYFGESPKTTPPSVFFPVFVRFIRSYKEAEQENEARKKQEEVMREKQLAQEAKKLDAKTPSQRNKWQQQELIAELRRRQAKEHRPVYEGKDGTIEDIITGLHHQPLVVRHPARSAAPPAGPPRAPGPH; translated from the exons AGCTCCATGAACCTGCCTCCCGACAAGGCGCGGCTCCTGCGGCAGTACGACAACGAGAAGAAGTGGGACCTCATCTGTGACCAG GAACGATTCCAGGTGAAGAATCCTCCTCACACATACATCCAGAAACTCCAGAGCTTCTTGGACCCCAGTGTAACTCGGAAG AAATTCAGGAGGAGAGTGCAGGAGTCAACCAAAGTCTTGAGAGAGCTGGAGATCTCACTGCGGACCAACCACATTGG GTGGGTGCGGGAGTTTCTGAATGATGAAAACAAAGGCCTGGACGTGTTGGTGGATTACCTATCCTTTGCCCAGTGTTCTGTCAT GTTTGACTTTGAGGCTCTGGAGAGTGGTGACGATGGCGCGTTTGACAAGCTCCGGTCCTGGAGCAGGTCTATCGAGGACCTGCAGCCACCCAGCGCCCTGTCCGCCCCCTTCACCAACAGCCTCGCTCGCTCTGCGCGCCAGTCTGTGCTCCG GTACAGCACTCTCCCTGGGCGCAGGGCCCTGAAGAACTCCCGCCTGGTGAGCCAGAAGGATGACGTCCACGTGTGTATCCTCTGTCTCAGAGCTATCATGAACTACCAG TATGGATTCAACCTGGTCATGTCCCACCCTCACGCTGTCAATGAGATTGCGCTCAGtctcaacaacaaaaatccaag GACCAAAGCCCTTGTCTTAGAGCTTCTGGCAGCTGTGTGTTTGGTACGAGGAGGTCATGAAATCATTCTCGCTGCCTTTGACAATTTCAAAGAG GTGTGCAAGGAGCTGCACCGCTTTGAGAAGCTGATGGAATATTTCCGGAATGAGGACAgcaacattgacttcatg GTGGCCTGCATGCAGTTTATCAACATTGTGGTGCACTCGGTGGAAGACATGAACTTCCGGGTCCATCTGCAGTATGAGTTCACCAAGCTGGGGCTGGAGGAGTTCCTGCAG AAGTCACGGCATACAGAGAGTGAGAAGCTGCAGGTGCAGATCCAGGCGTACCTGGACAACGTGTTCGACGTAGGGGGTTTGTTGGAGGATGCCGAGACCAAGAATGTGGCCCTGGAGAAGGTGGAAGAACTGGAGGAGCATGTGTCCCAT CTCACAGAGAAGCTTCTGGACCTAGAGAATGAAAACATGATGCGTGTGGCAGAGCTAGAGAAGCAACTGCTGCAGCGGGAGAAGGAACTTGAGAGCATCAAG GAGACTTATGAGAACACGAGCCACCAGGTACACACCCTGCGGCGGCTCattaaagagaaagaggaggcctTCCAGCGCCGATGCCACTTGGAGCCCAGTGCCCGGGGCCTGGAGTCTGTGGGCAGCGAGGCTCTGGCCCGAGTGGGCTCTGCAGAGCTGAATGAGGGCGTGCCCCACTCCGACCTGGACCTCCTTGCTCTGGCCCCACCCCCTGAGGAGGCCCTACCTCTGCCTCCACCGCCAGCTCCTCCCTtgcccccgcctcctcccccgTTACCAG ACAAGTGTCCCCCGGCCCCACCTCTCCCTGGCGCTGCCCCCTCTGTGGTGTTGACAGTAGGCCTGTCAG CCATTCGCATTAAGAAACCTATCAAGACCAAGTTCCGGCTGCCCGTCTTCAACTGGACAGCCCTAAAACCCAACCAGATCAGTGGCACTGTCTTCAGCGAACTTGATGATGAGAAGATCTTGGAG GACCTGGACCTGGACAAGTTTGAAGAACTGTTCaagacaaaagcccagggccctgccctcGATCTCATCTGCTCCAAGAACAAGACAGCACAAAAGGCTGCCAGCAAGGTGACCCTGTTGGAAGCCAATCGTGCCAAGAACCTGGCCATCACCCTACGCAAGGCTGGTCGCTCAGCTGAGGAGATCTGCAGGGCCATCCACAC GTTCGACCTCCAGACCCTGCCCGTCGACTTCGTGGAGTGCCTGATGCGCTTCCTGCCCACGGAGGCGGAGGTGAAGCTGCTGCGGCAGTATGAGCGCGAACGGCAGCCGCTGGAGGAGCTGACGGCTGAGGACCGCTTCATGCTGCTCTTCAGCAAGGTGGAGCGGCTGACCCAGCGGATGGCTGGCATGGCCTTCCTGGGCAACTTCCAGGACAACCTGCAGATGCTCACGCCG CAACTCAACGCTATCATTGCCGCCTCTGCCTCTGTCAAGTCCTCCCAGAAGCTGAAGCAGATGTTGGAG ATCATACTTGCGCTGGGGAACTACATGAACAGCAGCAAGCGGGGAGCTGTGTATGGCTTCAAGCTCCAGAGCCTGGATCTG CTGCTGGACACCAAGTCCACCGACAGGAAGATGACCCTGCTTCATTTCATCGCCCTGACGGTGAAGGAGAAGTACCCAGACCTGGCTAACTTTTGGCATGAGCTGCACTTTGTAGAGAAAGCCGCTGCAG TGTCCCTGGAGAACGTGCTGCTGGACGTGAAGGAGCTGGGCCGGGGCATGGAGCTGATCCGGCGGGAATGCAGCATACACGACAACAGCGTCCTGCGCAACTTCCTCAGCACCAACGAAGGCAAACTGGACAAGCTCCAGCGTGACGCCAAGACGGCCGAG GAAGCCTACAATGCCGTAGTACGCTACTTCGGTGAGAGTCCCAAGACCACACCTCCTTCGGTATTCTTCCCAGTGTTTGTCCGATTCATTCGTTCTTACAAG GAAGCAGAACAAGAGAACGAAGCCCGCAAGAAGCAGGAGGAGGTCATGCGGGAGAAGCAGCTGGCTCAAGAAGCCAAGAAACTGGATGCCAAG ACCCCATCCCAGCGGAACAAGTGGCAACAGCAGGAGCTGATTGCAGAGTTGAGGCGGCGCCAAGCCAAAGAGCACCGGCCTGTTTATGAGGGGAAGGATGGTACCATTGAGGACATCATCACAG GCCTCCACCACCAGCCCCTCGTCGTTCGCCAtccagccaggagtgctgcacCGCCCGCCGGCCCCCCTCGGGCTCCAGGCCCCCACTGA